In Asanoa sp. WMMD1127, one genomic interval encodes:
- a CDS encoding polyprenyl synthetase family protein, whose product MPPVDGRFRAAIDTTLTEFLRHECALLESTDAALRPFAAQAHDSVLAGGKRLRPTFAHWGWRGVVGPTPAVEPVLPAFAALELLHSFALIHDDVMDESATRRGRPTAHETFAAQHVRAGRVGPAERFGTAGAVLAGDLCLVWADRLLARADVPAEALLAARRCYDEMRVEAIAGQFLDVLGDAEPDRWSVDRALRVARLKTAAYTVTWPLLFGAALSGGGAALTDAYRRYGAAVGEAFQLCDDLLGVFGDPAVTGKPAGDDLRTGKPTVLLLLARQLATPAQAAHLTRNACADIEHLAKIVADTGAVAAVEAMIDNRVSAALAVLDEAPIDPTTHAALRDLAVTATHRWS is encoded by the coding sequence ATGCCGCCGGTCGACGGGCGGTTCCGCGCGGCGATCGACACCACCCTCACCGAGTTCCTCCGGCACGAATGCGCCCTTCTCGAGTCCACCGACGCCGCGCTGCGACCGTTCGCCGCACAGGCCCACGACAGCGTGCTGGCCGGCGGAAAGCGACTCCGGCCGACCTTCGCGCACTGGGGCTGGCGCGGCGTCGTCGGTCCCACGCCCGCCGTCGAGCCGGTGCTACCCGCTTTTGCCGCGCTCGAACTGCTGCATTCCTTCGCCTTGATCCACGACGACGTGATGGACGAGTCGGCGACCCGGCGCGGGCGGCCCACGGCGCACGAGACGTTCGCGGCGCAGCACGTCCGGGCGGGCCGGGTCGGTCCGGCCGAGCGGTTCGGCACCGCGGGCGCCGTGCTGGCCGGCGACCTGTGCCTCGTCTGGGCCGATCGGCTGCTCGCTCGCGCCGACGTGCCGGCGGAGGCGCTGCTGGCCGCCCGGCGCTGCTACGACGAGATGCGCGTCGAGGCCATCGCCGGCCAGTTCCTCGACGTGTTGGGCGACGCCGAGCCCGACCGCTGGTCGGTCGACCGCGCGCTGCGGGTCGCCCGGCTCAAGACCGCCGCGTACACCGTGACCTGGCCGTTGCTCTTCGGCGCCGCGCTCAGCGGTGGCGGGGCGGCACTGACCGACGCCTACCGGCGCTACGGCGCCGCGGTCGGCGAGGCGTTCCAGCTCTGCGACGACCTGCTCGGCGTGTTCGGCGACCCGGCGGTGACGGGCAAGCCCGCCGGCGACGACCTGCGCACCGGCAAGCCCACGGTGCTGCTGTTACTCGCCCGCCAGCTGGCCACCCCGGCCCAGGCGGCCCACCTGACCCGCAATGCCTGCGCCGACATCGAACACCTCGCGAAAATCGTCGCCGACACTGGCGCGGTGGCCGCGGTCGAGGCCATGATCGACAACCGGGTCAGCGCGGCGCTGGCCGTGCTGGACGAGGCGCCGATCGACCCCACCACGCACGCCGCGCTGCGCGACCTCGCGGTGACGGCCACGCACCGGTGGTCATGA
- the crtI gene encoding phytoene desaturase family protein, giving the protein MRTVTGPSERVVVVGAGLGGLAAALHLAGAGRQVTVVEREAVPGGRAGRLSLDGYEFDTGPTVLTMPDLIAEALGAVGEELGDWLDLVPLDPAYRAHYPDGSTLDVITDTARMAAEISRVCGPREADGYLRFVDFARDLWRLERADFIARNFDAPRDLLTGNLLRLFATGAFRRLQTKVNQFFRDPRTRRIFSFQAMYAGLAPHDALAIYAVIAYLDSVAGVFYPRGGIHAVPRALAGAAEKHGVQIRYGTAVTRVETAGGRAVAVHTATGERIPADVVVLNPDTVAANTLLGEAAHRSLRYSPSAVVLHVGSRQGYSKIAHHNIHFGRAWRRTFAEIIDRGELMSDPSLLVTNPSRTEPTVVPAGRHSYYVLAPVPNLDRAPLHWRGPLGDRYAGELMTTLEQRGYHGFTAGVEVSRVITPADWAAAGLAAGTPFAAAHSLFQTGPFRPGNLHRTLSNVVYVGSGTQPGVGVPMVLISGKLAAGRIVGGLT; this is encoded by the coding sequence GTGCGAACCGTGACCGGACCCAGCGAGCGGGTGGTGGTGGTCGGCGCCGGCCTCGGCGGCCTGGCCGCGGCCCTGCACCTGGCGGGCGCGGGCCGGCAGGTCACCGTGGTCGAGCGGGAGGCCGTCCCGGGCGGCCGGGCCGGCCGGCTAAGCCTCGACGGCTACGAGTTCGACACCGGCCCCACCGTGCTCACCATGCCCGACCTCATCGCCGAGGCGCTGGGCGCGGTCGGCGAGGAGCTCGGCGACTGGCTCGACCTGGTCCCCCTGGACCCGGCCTACCGGGCGCACTACCCCGACGGCTCGACGCTCGACGTCATCACCGACACCGCGCGGATGGCGGCCGAGATCTCCCGCGTGTGCGGCCCCCGTGAGGCCGACGGCTACCTGCGCTTCGTCGACTTCGCCCGCGACCTCTGGCGGCTCGAACGGGCCGACTTCATCGCCCGCAACTTCGACGCGCCGCGGGACCTGCTCACCGGCAACCTGCTGCGGCTGTTCGCCACGGGCGCGTTCCGCCGCCTGCAGACCAAGGTCAACCAGTTCTTCCGCGATCCGCGTACCCGCCGGATCTTCTCCTTCCAGGCCATGTACGCGGGCCTGGCGCCGCACGACGCCCTCGCCATCTACGCCGTCATCGCATACCTCGACTCGGTGGCCGGCGTGTTCTATCCGCGCGGGGGCATCCACGCGGTGCCGCGCGCGCTGGCCGGCGCGGCCGAGAAGCACGGCGTGCAGATCCGTTACGGGACGGCGGTGACCCGGGTCGAGACCGCCGGCGGCCGCGCGGTTGCCGTGCACACGGCCACCGGCGAGCGCATCCCGGCCGACGTCGTGGTGCTCAACCCGGACACGGTCGCGGCCAACACGCTGCTCGGCGAGGCGGCGCACCGGTCGCTGCGCTACTCGCCGTCCGCCGTGGTGCTGCACGTCGGCTCCCGCCAGGGCTACTCGAAGATCGCCCACCACAACATCCACTTCGGTCGGGCCTGGCGGCGCACCTTCGCCGAGATCATCGACCGCGGCGAGCTGATGTCCGACCCGTCGTTGCTGGTCACCAACCCGAGCCGCACCGAGCCCACGGTGGTGCCGGCCGGCCGGCACAGCTACTACGTGCTGGCGCCGGTCCCCAACCTCGACCGGGCGCCGCTGCACTGGCGCGGCCCGCTCGGCGACCGCTACGCGGGCGAGCTCATGACCACCCTGGAGCAGCGTGGCTACCACGGGTTCACGGCCGGCGTCGAGGTGTCGCGGGTGATCACGCCGGCCGACTGGGCCGCCGCCGGCTTGGCCGCGGGCACCCCGTTCGCGGCCGCCCACAGCCTCTTCCAGACCGGGCCGTTCCGCCCGGGCAACCTGCACCGCACACTGTCCAACGTGGTTTATGTCGGCTCCGGGACCCAGCCCGGCGTCGGCGTGCCGATGGTGCTCATCTCCGGCAAGCTCGCCGCTGGCCGGATCGTCGGAGGACTGACATGA
- the idi gene encoding isopentenyl-diphosphate Delta-isomerase has product MTDSRERHLVELVDDDGLPIGSETVEVAHQRPGLLHRAFSVVLMDPDGRVLLQRRAAVKTRFPLRWANTCCGHPAPGEELAVSANRRLKEELGAAPVSLTEVGVYVYYAEDPTTGRVEWEYDHVLLGQVGGDETMLPDPDEVAELAWVDPDVLPRAIRAEPTLYSPWLAGVINKVATARSVGAAAADGDTAERSGGR; this is encoded by the coding sequence ATGACCGACTCTCGCGAACGACACCTCGTCGAGCTCGTCGACGACGACGGCCTGCCGATCGGCAGTGAGACCGTCGAGGTGGCGCACCAGCGTCCCGGGCTGCTGCACCGGGCGTTCTCGGTGGTGCTGATGGACCCCGATGGGCGGGTCCTGCTGCAACGCCGAGCCGCGGTGAAGACGCGCTTCCCGCTGCGCTGGGCCAACACCTGCTGCGGCCACCCCGCGCCGGGCGAGGAACTCGCGGTCTCCGCCAACCGGCGGCTCAAGGAGGAGCTCGGCGCCGCGCCGGTGTCGCTCACCGAGGTCGGCGTCTACGTCTACTACGCGGAGGACCCGACGACCGGGCGGGTCGAATGGGAGTACGACCACGTGCTGCTCGGCCAGGTCGGCGGCGACGAAACCATGCTGCCCGACCCGGACGAGGTCGCCGAACTGGCCTGGGTCGACCCGGACGTGCTGCCGCGGGCCATCCGGGCGGAGCCGACCCTCTACTCGCCCTGGCTCGCCGGTGTGATCAACAAGGTCGCGACGGCCCGCTCGGTCGGCGCGGCCGCCGCCGACGGCGACACCGCGGAGCGGTCGGGTGGCCGATGA
- a CDS encoding MerR family transcriptional regulator has product MADEGLSAGAVARRLGVAVTTLRTWHQRYGLGPSRHVPGHHRRYTPEDLSRLEVMRRLTAEGIAPAEAARWARYAPDLPPRSEAAPAAVRAGGGFAIPVGRAGPAARGLARAAIRLDVVAMRDIMTRAVAADGVVSTWDGVLRPVLAGIGERHMATKRLIEVEHLFSRTATEVFAAMPRPRNGEPPRVLLACTDEEQHSLPLEALAAALAADGVGSRLLGARVPPTALSDAVERTGPDVVMLWSHAPETAHVAQLVALQEAPRRPVMIVAGGPGWTVDALPAGVIAPTTLGEALQLIETWVRR; this is encoded by the coding sequence GTGGCCGATGAGGGCCTGAGCGCCGGGGCCGTCGCGCGGCGCCTCGGCGTCGCCGTCACCACGCTGCGCACGTGGCACCAGCGCTACGGGCTGGGGCCGAGCCGACACGTGCCCGGCCACCACCGGCGCTACACCCCGGAGGACCTGTCGCGGCTCGAGGTGATGCGCCGGCTCACCGCCGAGGGCATTGCCCCGGCCGAGGCGGCCCGCTGGGCGCGCTACGCGCCGGACCTGCCACCCCGCAGCGAGGCCGCCCCCGCCGCCGTCCGGGCCGGTGGTGGTTTCGCCATCCCCGTCGGGCGGGCCGGTCCGGCCGCGCGCGGCCTCGCCCGGGCCGCCATCCGCCTCGACGTCGTCGCGATGCGCGACATCATGACGCGGGCCGTCGCCGCGGACGGCGTGGTGTCCACGTGGGACGGCGTGCTGCGGCCCGTGCTGGCCGGGATCGGTGAGCGGCACATGGCGACCAAACGGCTGATCGAGGTCGAGCACCTGTTCTCGCGTACGGCCACCGAGGTGTTCGCCGCCATGCCGCGGCCACGGAACGGGGAACCGCCCCGCGTGCTGCTGGCCTGCACCGACGAGGAGCAGCACAGCCTGCCGCTGGAGGCGCTGGCCGCCGCGCTCGCCGCCGACGGGGTGGGCAGCCGGCTGCTCGGGGCGCGGGTGCCCCCGACGGCGTTGAGCGACGCGGTCGAGCGTACGGGCCCGGATGTGGTCATGCTCTGGTCGCACGCGCCCGAGACCGCGCACGTGGCGCAGTTGGTGGCGCTGCAGGAAGCGCCCCGCCGACCGGTGATGATCGTCGCCGGCGGTCCGGGGTGGACGGTCGACGCGCTCCCCGCCGGTGTAATCGCGCCAACCACGCTCGGTGAGGCGCTGCAGCTCATCGAGACGTGGGTGCGCCGTTAG
- a CDS encoding polysaccharide deacetylase family protein, whose amino-acid sequence MTRRVAVAAALVVLTLLVGSRWVTNRSAVLANERVPSSPRPSVAPVVPPPTPSPSTSPSKQVAAPKPKPKRPGSGPFGSLKLTGRKQVALTFDDGPHAVWTPQVLDRLKAAKVKATFCVVGSQVKKHPELVRRIVREGHTLCNHSWNHELDLGTKKPAQIKANLEATNREIRKAVPNVKIKYFRHPGGKWTANAVKVADELGMQPLDWDVDPRDWEAKDAKLIGSRVIGGARSGSIILMHDGGGDRKATLGACPNVIKNLKSRFGIALLR is encoded by the coding sequence ATGACGAGACGCGTCGCGGTCGCCGCCGCGCTGGTCGTCCTCACGCTGCTGGTGGGCTCACGCTGGGTGACCAATCGGTCGGCGGTGTTGGCCAACGAACGCGTCCCCTCCTCGCCGAGGCCGTCGGTCGCCCCGGTGGTGCCGCCGCCCACGCCGTCTCCCTCGACCTCGCCGTCGAAGCAGGTCGCGGCGCCGAAACCCAAGCCGAAGCGGCCCGGGAGTGGCCCCTTCGGCAGCCTCAAGTTGACCGGGCGCAAGCAGGTGGCGCTGACGTTCGACGACGGGCCGCACGCGGTCTGGACGCCGCAGGTGCTCGACCGGCTCAAGGCGGCCAAGGTCAAGGCCACGTTCTGCGTCGTCGGCTCCCAGGTGAAGAAGCACCCCGAGCTGGTCCGGCGGATCGTCCGCGAGGGCCACACCCTCTGCAACCACAGCTGGAACCACGAGCTCGACCTCGGCACGAAGAAGCCCGCCCAGATCAAGGCCAACCTCGAGGCCACCAACCGCGAGATCCGCAAGGCGGTGCCGAACGTGAAGATCAAGTACTTCCGGCACCCGGGCGGCAAGTGGACCGCCAACGCCGTCAAGGTCGCCGACGAGCTCGGCATGCAGCCGCTGGACTGGGACGTCGATCCGCGCGACTGGGAGGCGAAGGACGCGAAACTGATCGGCTCCCGCGTCATCGGCGGCGCCCGCTCAGGCTCGATCATCCTGATGCACGACGGCGGCGGCGACCGCAAAGCCACCCTCGGCGCCTGCCCTAACGTGATCAAAAACCTGAAATCCCGCTTCGGCATCGCGCTGCTCCGCTGA
- a CDS encoding site-specific integrase produces the protein MAKTWYRPAPRQKGVYQRCTEACPPKGERCRTHTFSWRFEASAGANGKRRQFGKDGYKSVKDAAEARAETVRRHATGTLPSDTKKTLGEWLPEWLDGKIKRDEIEDTTARGYADNIKNHLVPKLGHRKLAELRGLDITRAYAEIQRERREEIAAAEAKNKIHKDEAERVNAKRKAAGKIRMVAPKRVAVPRPISSASVARIHACLSGSLKSAVKAGLIPRNVAMDAELPRVDRHKVTPPEPEQYAALLDRIVNERLFPLVVVAGYSGLRRGELAGLKWEDVSLKTGRLVVRRQRVSVGYQVVEREAKTEAGQDRVVYLDADARKDLSAWRAKQAKERLAWGTDYHDAGYIFTREDGTPYHPDYITKVVSRLLRRANIPAAKLHALRHFRAAWLISMGTDIAVVSKTLGHKSIAITSDIYGSLQEQAAMDLAKKTRGYVARGRTA, from the coding sequence TTGGCAAAGACGTGGTACAGACCGGCACCCCGCCAGAAGGGGGTGTACCAGCGCTGCACCGAGGCGTGCCCGCCCAAGGGCGAACGCTGCCGGACGCACACGTTCTCGTGGCGGTTCGAGGCATCGGCTGGCGCCAACGGCAAGCGGCGCCAGTTCGGCAAGGACGGCTACAAGAGCGTCAAGGACGCGGCCGAAGCTCGCGCCGAGACAGTCCGTCGGCACGCGACCGGCACGCTCCCGAGCGACACCAAGAAGACGCTCGGTGAGTGGTTGCCCGAGTGGCTCGACGGCAAGATCAAGCGCGACGAGATCGAGGACACCACGGCGCGCGGCTACGCCGACAACATCAAGAACCATCTCGTCCCGAAGCTCGGCCATCGCAAGCTCGCCGAGCTGCGCGGGCTGGACATCACCCGCGCGTACGCGGAGATCCAGCGCGAGCGGCGCGAAGAGATCGCGGCGGCCGAAGCCAAGAACAAGATCCACAAAGACGAGGCCGAGCGGGTCAACGCGAAACGGAAAGCGGCCGGCAAGATCCGCATGGTCGCGCCGAAGCGGGTCGCGGTCCCGCGACCGATCTCGTCCGCCAGCGTCGCCCGTATCCACGCCTGCCTGTCAGGATCGCTCAAAAGCGCCGTCAAGGCGGGACTCATCCCGCGCAACGTCGCCATGGACGCCGAACTGCCGCGCGTCGACCGGCACAAGGTCACGCCACCGGAGCCAGAGCAGTACGCGGCTCTCCTGGACCGGATCGTCAACGAGCGGCTGTTCCCGCTCGTGGTCGTCGCCGGCTACTCCGGTCTCCGCCGAGGCGAACTCGCCGGCCTCAAGTGGGAGGACGTCAGCCTCAAGACGGGTCGCCTCGTCGTCCGCCGACAGCGCGTCAGCGTCGGCTACCAGGTGGTCGAACGCGAGGCCAAGACGGAGGCGGGCCAGGACCGGGTCGTCTACCTCGACGCCGACGCGCGCAAAGACCTCTCCGCCTGGCGCGCGAAGCAGGCCAAGGAGCGCCTCGCGTGGGGCACCGACTACCACGACGCGGGCTACATCTTCACGAGGGAGGACGGCACGCCGTACCACCCCGACTACATCACCAAGGTCGTCTCGCGGCTGCTGCGGCGAGCCAACATCCCGGCAGCCAAGCTGCACGCGCTCCGCCACTTCCGGGCCGCATGGTTGATCTCCATGGGCACGGACATCGCGGTGGTCAGCAAGACCCTCGGACACAAGTCAATCGCGATCACGAGCGACATCTACGGCTCACTCCAGGAGCAGGCCGCAATGGATCTTGCCAAGAAGACCCGCGGCTACGTCGCCCGCGGCCGGACAGCCTGA
- a CDS encoding FtsK/SpoIIIE domain-containing protein, whose amino-acid sequence MPDEPLFLIAIAAIGRGLFRYRSELAPLTTALVLGIASVWLHHAHAYAWPWVSLATVAATLAAGLRGLPWGIKRTEERVYAAIASAAAGAWLSAATAYGPGSGPLFMVLVLGTVVLAVPWWTHRRRRARVKVDRVIHAWPDIAEAIGLTGSRIRSAVVDTWGWRARMSLRPGQTVADVIAHVPAIESALGTRPGAVRVEQDPAHAGRFVMRVLAADPHAGAIPWPGPTARSLADPIELGVFEDATTVRVPLQRRHALIGGTTDSGKSGVLNVILGNLAACPDVVLWGIDLKGGMELRPWAPCLARLATTPAEATRLLADAVAVLEARAHASSRDNSRVWQPTAAAPALVIVIDEYAELADTAPEAVAHAESIARRGRAVAVDLLAATQRPTQKAMGGGALRSQMSVRVCLRVRERRDVDLILDKGLLAAGWHAHTLDAPGKFYVLADGHTQPRRARAYLVTDDHVSATAARYSSTRPDLDPLSQAAIDHTTTPIEPSEIIDPHSTVDPDRTLLSALEQAPDDGLAVPELMRITGMRRTWIYDRLQVHAAAGRARQVARGRWRA is encoded by the coding sequence GTGCCTGACGAGCCGCTCTTCCTCATCGCGATTGCCGCGATCGGGCGTGGCCTGTTCCGCTACCGCTCCGAACTCGCACCCCTGACGACCGCGCTGGTGCTTGGCATCGCCTCGGTGTGGCTGCACCACGCGCACGCCTACGCGTGGCCGTGGGTCTCGCTGGCAACCGTCGCTGCGACGCTCGCCGCCGGGCTGCGCGGTCTGCCGTGGGGCATCAAACGCACCGAGGAACGCGTCTACGCGGCAATCGCGAGTGCCGCCGCTGGCGCCTGGCTCAGCGCAGCGACCGCGTACGGCCCGGGGAGCGGACCGCTCTTCATGGTCCTCGTCCTCGGCACGGTCGTGCTCGCCGTGCCCTGGTGGACCCACCGGCGCCGCCGCGCCCGCGTAAAGGTCGACCGGGTCATCCACGCCTGGCCCGACATCGCGGAGGCGATCGGCCTCACGGGCTCGCGCATCCGGTCGGCCGTGGTCGACACGTGGGGCTGGCGCGCCCGGATGTCGCTACGACCCGGTCAGACGGTCGCGGACGTCATCGCCCACGTTCCCGCGATCGAATCCGCACTCGGCACCCGACCCGGTGCGGTCCGCGTCGAGCAGGACCCGGCGCACGCTGGTCGGTTCGTGATGCGCGTGCTCGCCGCCGATCCGCACGCCGGCGCCATCCCGTGGCCCGGGCCAACCGCCCGATCCCTCGCCGATCCGATCGAACTCGGCGTGTTCGAAGACGCGACCACTGTCCGCGTCCCGCTCCAGCGGCGCCACGCGCTGATTGGCGGCACGACGGACTCCGGCAAGAGCGGCGTACTGAACGTCATCCTCGGCAACCTCGCCGCGTGCCCCGACGTGGTCCTGTGGGGCATCGACCTCAAGGGAGGCATGGAGCTACGTCCGTGGGCGCCGTGTCTCGCGCGGCTGGCGACCACGCCAGCCGAGGCGACCCGCCTCCTAGCCGATGCCGTCGCCGTGCTCGAAGCCCGCGCCCACGCGTCCAGCCGGGACAACAGCCGCGTGTGGCAGCCCACCGCGGCGGCACCGGCGCTCGTGATCGTGATCGACGAGTACGCCGAGCTTGCCGACACCGCCCCGGAGGCTGTAGCGCACGCCGAGTCCATCGCCCGACGCGGACGGGCCGTCGCCGTTGACCTGCTCGCCGCAACTCAGCGCCCGACGCAGAAGGCCATGGGAGGCGGGGCACTGCGCTCGCAGATGAGCGTCCGCGTCTGCCTACGGGTCCGGGAACGCCGGGACGTCGATCTCATCCTCGACAAGGGCTTGCTGGCCGCTGGCTGGCACGCTCATACCCTCGACGCCCCAGGCAAGTTCTACGTGCTCGCCGACGGCCACACACAGCCGCGTCGTGCGCGGGCCTACCTGGTTACCGACGACCACGTCAGCGCGACGGCCGCGCGTTACTCCAGCACGCGGCCCGACCTCGATCCGCTCTCCCAAGCAGCGATCGACCACACCACGACACCGATCGAGCCGAGCGAGATCATCGACCCGCATTCGACCGTGGACCCAGACCGGACGCTGCTGTCGGCACTGGAGCAAGCGCCGGATGACGGCCTCGCCGTGCCTGAACTGATGAGGATCACTGGCATGCGGCGTACGTGGATCTACGACCGGCTCCAGGTCCACGCGGCCGCGGGCCGCGCCCGCCAAGTCGCCCGCGGCCGCTGGCGCGCCTGA
- a CDS encoding DUF2637 domain-containing protein: MGRHVNTAQRDGWVMAGMAVAAASAAIASFAGLRGLAEVAGWPDRLAWLLPITIDAYAMTSARVWLAEPSNAGRAQRFARANAVGAISTSIVGNAGYHLVAAGLLTISWPIVVLVGAVPAAVLGLTAHLHALRAIRGTATAAQDRPESRTQSRPRRRPGRPGPRTDDALMKAAREADARYRAAHDGRAITRDALRSTLHIAGPKATEIRRRLAAETTGTTDRKEAQTNR; the protein is encoded by the coding sequence GTGGGGCGCCACGTCAACACCGCACAGCGCGACGGGTGGGTGATGGCCGGCATGGCCGTCGCCGCCGCGTCCGCTGCAATCGCGAGCTTTGCCGGGTTGCGTGGGCTGGCCGAGGTCGCCGGCTGGCCCGACCGGCTCGCCTGGCTGTTGCCGATCACCATCGACGCGTACGCCATGACGTCGGCGCGCGTCTGGCTCGCCGAGCCGTCGAACGCCGGGCGCGCGCAGCGCTTCGCCCGCGCGAACGCCGTCGGCGCCATCAGTACGAGCATCGTCGGCAACGCCGGATACCACCTGGTTGCCGCGGGACTGCTCACGATCTCGTGGCCGATCGTCGTTCTCGTGGGCGCGGTGCCCGCAGCCGTCCTCGGCCTGACCGCTCACCTGCACGCCCTGCGAGCGATCCGCGGGACGGCGACAGCCGCGCAGGACCGTCCCGAGTCCCGGACTCAGTCCCGTCCCCGGAGGCGACCAGGCAGACCTGGTCCACGGACCGACGACGCGCTCATGAAGGCCGCGCGGGAGGCCGACGCCCGGTACCGCGCCGCTCACGACGGCCGAGCGATCACCCGCGACGCGCTGCGCTCGACGCTCCACATCGCCGGGCCTAAAGCGACCGAGATCCGTCGTCGCCTCGCCGCCGAGACCACCGGAACCACCGACCGGAAGGAGGCTCAGACCAACCGATGA
- a CDS encoding helix-turn-helix transcriptional regulator, whose translation MANDRLRTAMLERGVTPQDLAEKLNVDPKSVERWVNGRTPYRRHRYAVAAHLGVDEAYLWPDALTRDQAANASESEIINIFPHRWTVPTDLWRNFFDTAEDEIGVLVFSGLFIPEDAGILRVFRRKADDGARVRILLGDPTSEVVAQRGLDEEVDDLQAARIRNSIALYRSLRDVEGIEFRLHRTVLYNSIYRADNQLLVNSHIYALPASSAPVLQLRAVAGGSMVTTYMESFERVWMGATPLEWES comes from the coding sequence ATGGCGAACGATCGACTACGCACTGCGATGCTCGAACGTGGCGTCACTCCGCAGGACCTGGCGGAGAAGCTGAACGTCGACCCCAAGAGCGTCGAGCGGTGGGTCAACGGACGGACGCCGTACCGGCGACACCGGTACGCGGTCGCGGCACACCTCGGCGTGGACGAGGCCTACCTATGGCCCGACGCCCTCACCAGGGATCAAGCGGCGAACGCCAGCGAGAGCGAGATCATCAATATTTTCCCGCACCGCTGGACAGTGCCCACGGACTTGTGGCGGAACTTCTTCGACACCGCAGAGGACGAGATAGGTGTCCTGGTGTTCAGCGGCCTGTTCATCCCGGAGGACGCAGGAATCCTGCGCGTCTTCCGCCGCAAGGCCGACGATGGCGCCCGCGTGCGCATCCTGCTCGGCGACCCAACCAGCGAGGTCGTGGCTCAACGCGGCTTGGACGAGGAGGTCGACGACCTCCAGGCGGCGCGAATCAGGAACTCGATCGCGCTCTACCGGTCGCTACGCGACGTCGAGGGGATCGAGTTCCGCTTGCACCGGACCGTCCTCTACAACTCGATCTATCGCGCGGACAACCAGTTGCTTGTGAACTCCCACATCTACGCCCTTCCCGCGTCGAGCGCACCCGTGCTGCAACTCCGCGCGGTCGCAGGCGGCAGCATGGTCACCACCTACATGGAGAGCTTCGAACGCGTCTGGATGGGCGCCACGCCGCTGGAATGGGAGAGCTGA
- a CDS encoding NUDIX domain-containing protein — MGELTVARRIDFYDDPEAPAANSLVPSANVVVVNDAGELLLIRRSDNENWALPGGAMDLGESLPDTAVRETLEETGVRVEITGLVGIYTDPRHVLLYTSNGEVRQECSIVFVARPTDGTPTPSAESAEVRWTAPSDAATLPMDRSMRMRIDQFLKSPGAVHIG; from the coding sequence ATGGGAGAGCTGACGGTGGCTCGGCGGATCGACTTCTACGACGATCCCGAGGCGCCCGCAGCCAACAGCCTCGTCCCGTCCGCGAACGTCGTTGTGGTGAACGATGCGGGCGAGCTGCTGCTGATTCGCCGTTCGGACAACGAGAACTGGGCGTTGCCGGGTGGGGCGATGGACCTGGGCGAGTCGCTGCCGGACACGGCGGTCCGCGAGACGCTGGAGGAGACAGGCGTCCGGGTCGAGATCACGGGCTTGGTCGGCATCTACACCGACCCGCGGCATGTACTGCTCTACACGAGCAACGGCGAGGTCCGGCAAGAGTGCTCGATCGTGTTCGTGGCCCGGCCGACCGACGGCACGCCGACCCCAAGCGCCGAGTCGGCCGAGGTCCGCTGGACGGCCCCAAGCGACGCCGCGACTCTGCCGATGGACCGCTCCATGCGGATGAGGATCGACCAGTTCCTCAAGTCGCCTGGCGCGGTCCACATTGGATAG
- a CDS encoding HD domain-containing protein, translating into MEAAERARDLARLLLAESLPRRWAHSQGVGRKAEAVAHLVGDQAEALVRAAWLHDVGYAPDLVRTGLHQLDGARYLRDVAQVDSLVCRLVAHHSCAAIEARNRDLDEQLLTEFPEVDGLVSDALTYADMTTSPDGDPVDVHQRLAEILSRYGNGDVVAESIREASSRIVGSVQTIRALVNGS; encoded by the coding sequence GTGGAGGCGGCTGAACGTGCGCGGGACCTTGCGCGCCTTCTGCTGGCCGAGTCGCTGCCGCGTCGTTGGGCGCACAGTCAGGGTGTTGGGCGTAAGGCCGAGGCCGTCGCTCATCTGGTTGGCGATCAGGCCGAGGCTCTGGTGCGCGCCGCCTGGCTCCATGACGTGGGCTATGCGCCAGACCTGGTGCGCACTGGACTGCATCAGCTCGACGGCGCGCGATATCTGCGGGACGTCGCCCAGGTCGACAGCCTCGTGTGTCGCCTCGTTGCCCACCACTCGTGTGCCGCCATCGAGGCGCGCAACCGGGATCTCGACGAGCAGCTTCTCACCGAGTTCCCCGAGGTCGACGGGCTGGTTTCCGACGCGCTGACCTACGCGGACATGACCACGAGTCCGGACGGTGATCCGGTCGACGTTCACCAGCGCCTCGCGGAGATCCTTTCCCGGTACGGCAACGGCGATGTCGTCGCCGAGTCGATCCGAGAGGCGAGTTCGAGGATCGTCGGTTCTGTCCAAACGATACGAGCGCTCGTCAACGGCTCGTAG